Sequence from the Acidobacteriota bacterium genome:
ATCGGCATGTTCCGTGGTTTCCAAACGCTGCCCCTGTCCCGGCCACAGGAAATTGCCGCTGTGATCTGTCGCTGATCGCTGTTCCTGTCCCTGACGCTGACCACCTTGTCTCGCCCCGCGCCGCTCTTCGGCGCGAAGAAGACGTTTTCACGCTGAGTCGACCGAGGTTCTTCGAGCATTTTCCTCGCTTATCGGGATCGACGGGCCGGACCCGGTTCGATTTCCTGGGAGGACGGTCAATCGAAATCCGAAAACGCAGGAATCGCTTGGTATTTCTGGGCTCTTGATTGCGCAACCGGGGAAAACATCGAGTTTCTGTGTTTGGCGCGATCTCCGACATGCGCTTCGCAGACCTGGCACGTCGCATGGGCCTTCCGCAGGCCGCCGAACCTGTTGCTTTTATGTCAAATAATTGATTCCAGATGAGTTCTGCACGCCCCTATCACTTCGTGAGGTGGTCCAAAATTCCGATTTCCGAACTCCGAATTCGATCATCAGCGTCCATCCGCGGGATCTGCCGGCGTTCCGGGTGGCTGGGTGGATCCAGCATCCAGCATCCAGCATCCAGCATCCAGCATCCAGCATCCGGCATCGAGCATCCAGCATCCAGCATCGGGTATCTGGCCTGGCTTGTGGCGAAAAAATGCGCTCTTGTACGCCAAACGCCTTAGAACCGCTTGACAGAACGCGGCATCTCCAGTATTCTTCCGCGGCTCTGACTCACGGCCAGGGCCCAAGGAACGAGGAAGCAGCCAAGTGGTGCCTCCACTTGGATTTACGAACCCCGGATAGGGAGTGACCATGCCAACAGTCTCGCAATTGGTACGCCAGGGCCGCAAAACGGCGACCGAGAAAACCAAGAGCCCGGCGCTGCAGTCCTGCCCGCAGAGGCGTGGAGTCTGCACCAGGGTTTTCACCACCACGCCGAAGAAACCGAACTCGGCTCTCCGCAAGGTGGCTCGTGTCCGCCTCACCAACGGCATCGAGGTGACGGCCTACATTCCTGGCGAGGGACACAACCTTCAGGAGCACTCGCAGGTGATGATCCGCGGCGGCCGCGTCAAGGATCTGCCGGGCGTTCGCTACCACATCATTCGCGGCACCATGGACAGCCAGGGTGTCGAGGGCCGTCGCCAGCGCCGTTCGAAGTACGGCGCCAAGCGGCCGAAGAGTTAGGGCGGGGGGAGCACATGCCTCGGCGAGCAACCATTGACAAACGAGAGGTCCTTCCGGATCCCGTCTACAACTCGCGGCTGGTCACGAAGTTCATCAACAACGTGGCGCTGAGCGGCAAGAAGACGGTTGCCGAGAGTATCTTTTATGGCGCGCTCGGTCTGATCGAAGAGCGCACCGGTGACGATCCCCTCAAGGTGTTCAAGCGCGCGGTCGAGAACGCGAAGCCGCAGGTCGAAGTCAAATCACGCCGGGTCGGTGGCTCCACCTACCAGGTGCCGATGGAGGTCCGGTCGGACCGCCAGCAGGCGCTGGCCATCCGCTGGCTGATCGGCTTCGCCAAGTCGCGGCACGAGAAGACGATGATGCAGAAGCTCGCTGCCGAGTTTCTGGATGCGGCGTCGAACCGCGGAGGCACGATCAAGAAACGCGATGACACACATCGCATGGCCGAGGCCAACAAGGCCTTTGCCCATTACCGCTGGTAGGTGAGTTAGAGACAGACGACAGCAGTTCGCAGGAGATCTTTGAAAAATGCCACGTGTTATCCCACTCTCGAACGTCCGAAATATCGGCATCATGGCTCACATCGATGCCGGTAAGACGACGACTACCGAGCGTGTGCTCTATTACACGGGCATCAACTACAAGATCGGTGAGGTCCACGACGGCACTGCGACCATGGATTGGATGCCGCAGGAGCAGGAGCGGGGCATCACCATCACATCTGCTGCGACAACCTGTTTCTGGCGCGACCACCGCATCAACATCATCGACACCCCCGGCCATGTCGACTTCACCGCCGAAGTGGAGCGCAGCCTGCGCGTGCTCGACGGTGCAGTCGCGGTTTTCTGCGCGGTCGGCGGTGTCGAGCCGCAGTCCGAGACC
This genomic interval carries:
- the rpsL gene encoding 30S ribosomal protein S12, which translates into the protein MPTVSQLVRQGRKTATEKTKSPALQSCPQRRGVCTRVFTTTPKKPNSALRKVARVRLTNGIEVTAYIPGEGHNLQEHSQVMIRGGRVKDLPGVRYHIIRGTMDSQGVEGRRQRRSKYGAKRPKS
- the rpsG gene encoding 30S ribosomal protein S7; the encoded protein is MPRRATIDKREVLPDPVYNSRLVTKFINNVALSGKKTVAESIFYGALGLIEERTGDDPLKVFKRAVENAKPQVEVKSRRVGGSTYQVPMEVRSDRQQALAIRWLIGFAKSRHEKTMMQKLAAEFLDAASNRGGTIKKRDDTHRMAEANKAFAHYRW